A region from the Panicum hallii strain FIL2 chromosome 1, PHallii_v3.1, whole genome shotgun sequence genome encodes:
- the LOC112878907 gene encoding probable E3 ubiquitin-protein ligase ATL44, whose translation MAQVWAVSLAVASLAIGMLGVLGVWLCYLFDAVARGRAPRTPPPTPQAASEEEEDGKNGLSESELMRLGGVAVLEPAEGGEEEEEGEALCPICLDAMAPGRAVRVLPGCNRAFHQDCVDRWLAISPRCPVCNVWAAPPRSPASSPLAPKTGWDS comes from the coding sequence ATGGCGCAGGTGTGGGCGGTGTCCCTGGCCGTGGCGTCGCTCGCCATCGGCATGCTCGGGGTGCTCGGCGTCTGGCTCTGCTACCTCTTCGACGCCGTGGCGCGGGGCCGTGCGCCCCGGaccccgccgcccacgccccaGGCGGcgtcggaggaggaggaggacggcaAGAACGGGCTCTCGGAGTCAGAGCTGATGCGGCTCGGCGGGGTCGCCGTGCTGGAGCCCGCGGAaggcggggaggaggaggaggagggggaggcgcTCTGCCCGATCTGCCTCGACGCCATggcgcccggccgcgccgtgcgcgtgcTCCCCGGCTGCAACCGCGCCTTCCACCAGGACTGCGTCGACCGGTGGCTCGCCATCTCGCCGCGCTGCCCTGTCTGCAACGtctgggccgcgccgccgcggtcgCCCGCGTCCTCGCCGCTGGCGCCCAAGACCGGCTGGGATTCTTGA
- the LOC112901027 gene encoding uncharacterized protein LOC112901027, translating into MARFMDLRAFILRARVLKLYSQALRIIRRAPEHARDELRQATRAEFEKYRHCDDKQKIRFLISEGRQRLKGLDELLDMTGHS; encoded by the exons ATGGCGCGTTTCATGGATTTGCGGGCTTTCATCCTGCGTGCACGTGTCTTAAAGCTTTATAGTCAGGCATTACGAATTATTCGGCGTGCACCTGAACATGCCCGAG ATGAGTTGAGGCAGGCCACAAGGGCCGAGTTTGAGAAATATCGCCATTGTGATGATAAACAAAAGATTAGATTTTTGATTAGTGAAGGGAGGCAGAGACTAAAAGGTCTTGATGAACTGCTTGATATGACAGGGCACAGCTAA
- the LOC112899283 gene encoding uncharacterized protein LOC112899283, with protein sequence MASRCFFPRDAAADARHQSKAAAAALEQLHHGGRLLSREDVGGAVRVKIVVSKRELKQMVAALGDGAGAVTAAAAATGERHRQRAAGGAGPGAEQRLQSLRRRSMRRAAEAARRMQASGEWEPGLQSIPEEVY encoded by the coding sequence ATGGCGTCCAGGTGCTTCTTCCCCAGGGACGCGGCCGCGGACGCCCGGCACCAgtccaaggcggcggcggcggcgctcgagcAGCTGCACCACGGCGGCCGCCTCCTGTCGCGCGAGGACGTCGGCGGCGCGGTGCGCGTCAAGATCGTCGTCAGCAAGCGCGAGCTCAAGCAGATGGTCGCGGCGCTCGGCGACGGGGCCggcgcggtgaccgcggccgcggcggccaccGGCGAGCGGCACcggcagcgcgcggcggggGGTGCCGGGCCGGGCGCGGAGCAGAGGCTGCAGTCGCTGCGGCGGCGCAGCATGCggcgggcggccgaggcggcgcgcCGGATGCAGGCGAGCGGGGAGTGGGAGCCCGGCCTGCAGAGCATCCCCGAGGAGGTCTACTGA
- the LOC112899293 gene encoding uncharacterized protein LOC112899293, with translation MELEAAAPALMRRDGRKLARCPRLQLDTKTVTAIEQSTGESVADAAAVPGAGPGMRVKIVLSKQQLKQVAAAVAGGGGFALPPALEQLVSVLRRQHAKKQAAADVVAAARRRGRWSPALQSIPEECF, from the coding sequence ATGGAGCTGGAGGCTGCCGCGCCGGCGTTGATGAGGAGGGACGGTCGGAAGCTGGCGAGGTGCCCGCGGCTGCAGCTGGACACAAAGACGGTCACGGCCATCGAGCAGTCCACGGGCGAGAGcgtcgccgacgccgccgccgtgccgggcGCGGGGCCCGGGATGCGCGTCAAGATCGTGCTCAGCAAGCAGCAGCTCAAGCAGGTGGCCGCGGCCgtcgcggggggcggcgggttCGCGCTGCCGCCGGCGCTGGAGCAGCTAGTCAGCGTGCTCAGGCGGCAGCACGCCAAGAAGCAGGCGGCGGCCGACGTGGTGGCCGCCGCGAGGCGCCGGGGCCGGTGGTCGCCGGCGCTGCAGAGCATCCCGGAGGAGTGCTTTTAG
- the LOC112899259 gene encoding hippocampus abundant transcript 1 protein-like isoform X1, translating into MKDFAGLGHLFVVSFLFYFSSFMVIPAITDVTMEAVCPGRDECSVAIYLSGFQNAVSSSRAFASVPTANNARIHGIFALMNDSCVQVTGLGALVVTPVVGNLSDRYGRKALMTLPVTVAILPLFILACNRSDVFFYVYYVANIVAGIFCGGTMHCLCLAYVADHVGPRRRTAAFGLLSGVSAAGFVSGTLTARFLATSSTFKVAAAVAMVAALYLRVFLPESGVVSCSDEACDPLLQASSCTSSTSSSASSSDSDEDLSPRLPPQKGGLPSLSDMFALLTGSLALSGAATITFFYSLGEHGLQTALMFYLKAQFGYSKDEFANLLLIVGFAGMLSQLIVMPILAPILGEEILLIVGLLGGCTHVFLYGIAWSYWVPYFSAAFVILSAFVHPSIRTNVSKNVASNEQGIAQGCISGISSFASILGPLIFTPLTAWFLSETEPFNFKGFSILCAGFCTLIAFIISMRIRGAQSSACKKSTVQHEQA; encoded by the exons ATGAAGGACTTCGCGGGGCTGGGGCACCTGTTCGTGGTGTCCTTCCTCTTCTACTTCTCCTCCTTCATGGTGATCCCGGCGATCACCGACGTCACCATGGAGGCCGTCTGCCCCGGCCGCGACGAATGCTCCGTCGCCATCTACCTCAGCGGCTTCCAGAACGCTGTGAGCAGCAGCAGAGCATTTGCCTCGGTTCCGACAGCTAACAATGCCAGGATTCATGGCATCTTTGCTCTGATGAACGACTCGTGCGTGCAGGTCACCGGGCTGGGGGCGCTCGTGGTGACCCCTGTCGTCGGGAACCTGTCGGACAGGTACGGGAGGAAGGCGCTGATGACGCTGCCGGTGACCGTGGCCATCTTGCCGCTTT TTATATTGGCGTGCAACCGCTCGGACGTGTTCTTCTACGTGTATTACGTGGCAAACATCGTGGCCGGGATCTTCTGCGGGGGCACCATGCATTGCCTCTGCCTTGCCTACGTG GCGGACCACGTTGGGCCCAGGCGTCGCACGGCGGCGTTCGGTCTCCTCTCCGGCGTGTCGGCGGCCGGGTTCGTCTCGGGGACCCTGACCGCGCGCTTCCTCGCGACCTCTTCCACCTTcaaggtcgccgccgccgtcgctatGGTGGCCGCGCTttacctcagggttttcctacCGGAATCCGGCGTCGTCTCCTGCAGTGACGAAGCCTGCGATCCGCTCCTCCAGGCTTCATCCTGCACCTCCTCCACCTCGTCTTCTGCTTCATCCTCCGACTCCGATGAAGACCTCTCGCCGAGGCTTCCGCCACAGAAGGGCGGGTTGCCGTCTCTATCCGACATGTTTGCGCTTCTCACGGGCAG TTTGGCCTTATCAGGGGCAGCAACCATCACTTTCTTCTACAGTCTAGGTGAACATGGCCTTCAGACTGCATTGATG TTCTACCTGAAGGCACAATTTGGTTACAGCAAAGATGAGTTTGCCAATCTACTTCTAATTGTCGGGTTTGCTGGAATGCTATCACAG CTAATTGTAATGCCTATCTTGGCTCCAATTCTGGGTGAAGAGATACTGCTTATTGTCGGGCTGCTAGGAGGATGTACTCAT GTTTTCTTGTATGGCATTGCATGGTCATACTGG GTGCCCTATTTTTCTGCAGCATTTGTAATTTTGAGTGCTTTTGTTCACCCATCT ATAAGAACCAATGTATCAAAAAATGTCGCATCAAATGAGCAG GGAATTGCTCAAGGATGTATATCTGGGATTAGTTCTTTTGCCAGCATATTAGGTCCCCTCATTTTCACTCCCTTAACCG CATGGTTCCTTTCTGAAACAGAGCCCTTCAACTTCAAAGGTTTCAGTATTTTGTGTGCTGGCTTTTGCACC CTCATTGCGTTTATTATCAGTATGAGGATTCGTGGGGCTCAATCTAGTGCATGCAAAAAGAGCACCGTTCAGCATGAACAAGCATGA
- the LOC112899259 gene encoding hippocampus abundant transcript 1 protein-like isoform X2 — MKDFAGLGHLFVVSFLFYFSSFMVIPAITDVTMEAVCPGRDECSVAIYLSGFQNAVTGLGALVVTPVVGNLSDRYGRKALMTLPVTVAILPLFILACNRSDVFFYVYYVANIVAGIFCGGTMHCLCLAYVADHVGPRRRTAAFGLLSGVSAAGFVSGTLTARFLATSSTFKVAAAVAMVAALYLRVFLPESGVVSCSDEACDPLLQASSCTSSTSSSASSSDSDEDLSPRLPPQKGGLPSLSDMFALLTGSLALSGAATITFFYSLGEHGLQTALMFYLKAQFGYSKDEFANLLLIVGFAGMLSQLIVMPILAPILGEEILLIVGLLGGCTHVFLYGIAWSYWVPYFSAAFVILSAFVHPSIRTNVSKNVASNEQGIAQGCISGISSFASILGPLIFTPLTAWFLSETEPFNFKGFSILCAGFCTLIAFIISMRIRGAQSSACKKSTVQHEQA; from the exons ATGAAGGACTTCGCGGGGCTGGGGCACCTGTTCGTGGTGTCCTTCCTCTTCTACTTCTCCTCCTTCATGGTGATCCCGGCGATCACCGACGTCACCATGGAGGCCGTCTGCCCCGGCCGCGACGAATGCTCCGTCGCCATCTACCTCAGCGGCTTCCAGAACGCT GTCACCGGGCTGGGGGCGCTCGTGGTGACCCCTGTCGTCGGGAACCTGTCGGACAGGTACGGGAGGAAGGCGCTGATGACGCTGCCGGTGACCGTGGCCATCTTGCCGCTTT TTATATTGGCGTGCAACCGCTCGGACGTGTTCTTCTACGTGTATTACGTGGCAAACATCGTGGCCGGGATCTTCTGCGGGGGCACCATGCATTGCCTCTGCCTTGCCTACGTG GCGGACCACGTTGGGCCCAGGCGTCGCACGGCGGCGTTCGGTCTCCTCTCCGGCGTGTCGGCGGCCGGGTTCGTCTCGGGGACCCTGACCGCGCGCTTCCTCGCGACCTCTTCCACCTTcaaggtcgccgccgccgtcgctatGGTGGCCGCGCTttacctcagggttttcctacCGGAATCCGGCGTCGTCTCCTGCAGTGACGAAGCCTGCGATCCGCTCCTCCAGGCTTCATCCTGCACCTCCTCCACCTCGTCTTCTGCTTCATCCTCCGACTCCGATGAAGACCTCTCGCCGAGGCTTCCGCCACAGAAGGGCGGGTTGCCGTCTCTATCCGACATGTTTGCGCTTCTCACGGGCAG TTTGGCCTTATCAGGGGCAGCAACCATCACTTTCTTCTACAGTCTAGGTGAACATGGCCTTCAGACTGCATTGATG TTCTACCTGAAGGCACAATTTGGTTACAGCAAAGATGAGTTTGCCAATCTACTTCTAATTGTCGGGTTTGCTGGAATGCTATCACAG CTAATTGTAATGCCTATCTTGGCTCCAATTCTGGGTGAAGAGATACTGCTTATTGTCGGGCTGCTAGGAGGATGTACTCAT GTTTTCTTGTATGGCATTGCATGGTCATACTGG GTGCCCTATTTTTCTGCAGCATTTGTAATTTTGAGTGCTTTTGTTCACCCATCT ATAAGAACCAATGTATCAAAAAATGTCGCATCAAATGAGCAG GGAATTGCTCAAGGATGTATATCTGGGATTAGTTCTTTTGCCAGCATATTAGGTCCCCTCATTTTCACTCCCTTAACCG CATGGTTCCTTTCTGAAACAGAGCCCTTCAACTTCAAAGGTTTCAGTATTTTGTGTGCTGGCTTTTGCACC CTCATTGCGTTTATTATCAGTATGAGGATTCGTGGGGCTCAATCTAGTGCATGCAAAAAGAGCACCGTTCAGCATGAACAAGCATGA
- the LOC112899275 gene encoding uncharacterized protein LOC112899275, translating to MARHAKTDSDVTSLAASTPPRSPRGRPAYYVLSPAASHPDFHLGASGRAAEKMSLAGSTPAESPLHYHFHHHRHNHSGGGAAGGGGGGGVHHSRESSTGRLLFSDQLRSGGDVAAVVSAPWRRLAQSSGAGSVGDDDDEDASLHGGLASSQWRCYALGALAFVAVFAFFLLVLWGASRSYKPHVVVKSVVFESYHIQGGTDRTGVPTKMMSVNATVRLRFRNRGTFFSLHVTATPFLLFYGELTVASGEMAEFYQPRKSGRTVTVSVVGKQVPLYGAGVSLHSKPNNGRLGPAVVPVRLGFVLRARAHILGLLVKSKFYRRVRCGIDIREARLGRPVRGVAAGCEYRDGR from the exons ATGGCCCGGCACGCCAAGACCGACTCCGACGTGACGAGCCTGGCGGCGTCCACGCCGCCGCgctccccgcgcggccgcccggcctACTACGTGCTCAGCCCCGCCGCCTCGCACCCGGACTTCCACCTGGGCGCCTCCGGGCGCGCCGCCGAGAAGATGTCGCTCGCGGGGTCCACCCCGGCCGAGTCGCCGCTCCACTACCActtccaccaccaccgccacaaccactcgggcggcggcgccgctgggggcggcggcggcggcggcgtgcaccACTCCCGGGAGTCCTCCACGGGGCGGCTCCTCTTCTCGGACCAGCTCCGCTCCGGCGGCGACGTCGCCGCAGTGGTGAGCGCCCCCTGGCGCCGGCTCGCGCAGTCCAGCGGCGCGGGCAGCGtcggggacgacgacgacgaggacgcGTCCCTGCACGGCGGCCTCGCGTCGTCGCAGTGGCGGTGCTACGCGCTCGGCGCGCTCGCGTTCGTCGCCGTGTTCGCCTTCTTCCTGCTCGTGCTGTGGGGCGCCAGCAGGTCCTACAAGCCTCACGTCGTCGTCAAG AGCGTGGTGTTCGAGTCGTACCACATCCAGGGCGGGACGGACCGGACGGGCGTGCCGACGAAGATGATGTCCGTGAACGCGACGGTGCGGCTGCGCTTCCGGAACCGCGGCACCTTCTTCAGCCTGCACGTCACCGCCACGCCGTTCCTCCTCTTCTACGGCGAGCTCACCGTCGCCTCCGGAGAG ATGGCGGAGTTCTACCAGCCGCGGAAGAGCGGGCGAACGGTGACGGTGTCCGTGGTGGGGAAGCAGGTGCCGCTCTACGGCGCGGGGGTGAGCCTGCACAGCAAGCCCAACAACGGCCGGCTCGGCCCCGCGGTGGTGCCCGTCCGCCTCGGCTTCGTGCTCCGCGCGCGCGCCCACATCCTCGGCCTCCTCGTCAAGTCCAAGTTCTACCGCCGCGTGCGCTGCGGCATCGACATCCGCGAGGCGCGCCTCGGCAGGCCCGTGCGCGGCGTCGCCGCCGGCTGCGAGTACCGCGACGGGAGGTGA